The Bradysia coprophila strain Holo2 chromosome II, BU_Bcop_v1, whole genome shotgun sequence genome has a segment encoding these proteins:
- the LOC119072417 gene encoding 3-oxoacyl-[acyl-carrier-protein] reductase FabG-like, which translates to MSFNFNGKVVLITGASSGIGAGTAEYFAKLGATLALTGRNADNLNATIEKCVTSDSTPRPLSIIADITIESDATMIIEKVIAAFGKLDVLINSAGILDRGTIETTSLEQYDKVMDANVRAMYHLTMLAVPHLITSKGNIVNVSSVTGIRSFPGILAYNMSKSAVDQFTRCVALELAAKGVRCNSINPGVIVTDIHKRGGMTDDEYDKFLEHTRSTHALGRAGNVEETAAAIAFLASDLASFITAVQLPVDGGRHAMCPR; encoded by the coding sequence ATGTCGttcaattttaatggaaaagtCGTTCTAATAACTGGAGCCAGTTCTGGGATAGGAGCTGGTACTGCAGAATATTTTGCCAAATTAGGAGCAACTCTGGCACTAACTGGTCGAAATGCCGATAATTTGAACGCAACGAtagaaaaatgtgttacatCGGATAGTACCCCTAGACCTCTTTCAATCATCGCCGACATAACTATCGAATCAGACGCAACAATGATAATCGAAAAAGTCATTGCAGCATTTGGTAAATTGGACGTCTTGATAAATAGTGCTGGAATATTGGATCGTGGAACAATCGAAACAACGTCATTGGAACAGTACGATAAAGTAATGGACGCAAATGTAAGAGCCATGTATCATCTAACGATGCTGGCCGTTCCACATTTAATTACATCGAAAGGAAATATTGTTAACGTTTCGAGTGTTACTGGCATTCGGTCATTTCCAGGCATTTTAGCCTACAATATGTCCAAATCTGCAGTGGATCAATTTACCCGGTGTGTTGCGTTGGAACTGGCTGCCAAGGGGGTTCGCTGCAACTCAATAAATCCGGGTGTTATTGTTACAGATATTCATAAAAGAGGCGGAATGACCGATGATGAATATGATAAATTTCTGGAGCATACTCGTTCAACACATGCACTTGGTCGAGCGGGAAATGTTGAGGAAACTGCTGCAGCCATTGCATTTCTGGCTAGTGATCTAGCTAGTTTCATAACAGCAGTTCAACTGCCTGTCGATGGTGGGCGGCATGCTATGTGTCCACGATAA
- the LOC119072406 gene encoding presenilins-associated rhomboid-like protein, mitochondrial: protein MNVGPSRLNSFSSQLSHIKQHSKIFRNSISRYSNGANRTPFKVKRAPDFVANNGEVPSRVSNLWKPIAFTATFATGTFVGVSIWQYENIYSPSKFNPDWFRRKFAQQKNDIRSTLKHYWTKLSSGEKIFVPICALNVLVFGLWRIQRFQPFMLRYFCSNPVAKAACWPMLLSTFSHYSAFHIFANMYVLHSFANVAVGSLGKEQFMYLYLCAGVLSSLSSYVFKTALATPGLSLGASGAIMGILAFVCVQYPDTQLGIIFLPMLTFSAGAAIKVLVGIDLAGCILGWKFFDHAAHLGGALTGIFWYFVGVNHIWPKRVPIQQYWHQLRSNER, encoded by the exons ATGAATGTGGGACCTTCTAGGCTAAATTCTTTTAG CTCCCAGCTATCACACATTAAACAACAcagtaaaatatttcgtaaTTCAATTTCACGATACTCGAATGGAGCGAATCGTACACCGTTCAAAGTAAAGCGAGCACCAGACTTTGTTGCTAATAATGGTGAAGTACCCAGTAGGGTTTCAAATTTATGGAAACCGATAGCGTTTACTGCCACA TTTGCAACGGGAACATTCGTTGGAGTGTCGATATGGCAATACGAGAATATTTATTCGCCGAGTAAATTCAATCCAGATTGGTTTAGAAGAAAATTTGCACAGCAAAAGAATGAT ATTCGAAGCACATTGAAGCATTATTGGACAAAGCTATCGTCGGGCGAAAAGATTTTCGTTCCGATATGTGCGCTGAACGTTTTAGTTTTTGGACTGTGGCGAATTCAGAGGTTTCAACCGTTTATGCTGCggtatttttgttcgaatccaGTGGCAA aaGCTGCATGCTGGCCCATGTTACTATCGACATTTAGCCATTACTCGGCGTTTCACATCTTCGCTAATATGTATGTGCTGCATAGTTTTGCCAATGTTGCTGTGGGATCATTGGGAAAGGAACAATTTATGTACTTATACCTTTGTGCAG GCGTTCTATCATCTTTGAGCAGTTATGTGTTCAAAACAGCATTAGCAACTCCGGGACTGTCGCTAGGAGCT TCGGGTGCAATCATGGGAATTTTGGCTTTCGTTTGTGTACAATATCCGGACACTCAGCTGGGTATAATTTTCCTTCCGATGTTAACATTTTCAGCGGGTGCA GCTATAAAAGTGCTAGTTGGAATCGACTTAGCTGGATGTATACTGGGCTGGAAATTCTTCGATCATGCCGCCCATCTCGGTGGAGCATTAACGGGAAT attttggTATTTTGTCGGTGTCAATCACATCTGGCCGAAAAGAGTTCCAATTCAACAGTACTGGCATCAATTGCGATCGAATGAACGATGA
- the LOC119072400 gene encoding ADP-ribosylation factor-like protein 4C — protein MGATMGKNGTLLDSLPSTQGTMHIVMLGLDSAGKTTALYRLKFDQYLNTVPTIGFNCEKVRGQVGRAKGAQFLVWDVGGQEKLRPLWRSYTRCTDGIVFVLDSVDIERMEEAKMELMRTAKCPDNQGVPVLILANKQDLPGAREPKQLEKLLGLHELSPIITISSSSSTSTNPTQTFKGWYIQPACAITGEGLHEGLEALYDMIVKKRKISKANKKKR, from the exons ATGGGGGCTACGATGGGAAAGAATGGTACGCTGCTAGACTCATTACCATCAACACAG GGAACAATGCACATCGTGATGCTAGGTCTTGATTCAGCTGGTAAAACGACGGCACTGTATCGCCTTAAATTCGATCAATACTTAAATACAGTACCAACGATAGGATTCAATTGTGAAAAG GTTCGTGGTCAAGTTGGCAGGGCGAAAGGAGCACAATTCTTGGTATGGGATGTCGGTGGACAGGAGAAACTTCGACCGTTGTGGAGGAGTTACACAAG ATGTACAGATGGAATCGTCTTCGTACTCGATTCAGTTGATATTGAACGAATGGAAGAGGCTAAAATGGAACTTATGCGCACAGCTAAATGTCCAGATAATCAG GGTGTACCGGTACTGATATTAGCTAACAAACAAGATTTACCAGGTGCTCGTGAACCGaaacaattggaaaaattgctCGGACTGCACGAACTGTCACCGATAATAACGATAAGCAGCTCTAGTTCTACGTCAACTAATCCGACACAAACCTTTAAGGGATGGTACATTCAGCCGGCGTGTGCGATCACCGGCGAAGGTCTGCACGAAGGTTTAGAAGCTCTCTACGATATGATCGTTAAGAAGAGGAAAATAAGTaaagcaaacaaaaagaaaCGGTAA